In Cloacibacterium caeni, a single window of DNA contains:
- the ribA gene encoding GTP cyclohydrolase II: MITLQAESLVPTDFGNFRVMAFSDSEKDWMPHIALVAENTDFSKPINVRFHSECITGEVFHSKKCECGQQLDAAMKFIQENGGIIVYLRQEGRNIGIINKLKAYALQEKGLDTVQANLQLGLPADDRDFNVAIEILKLLDVKEINLLTNNPDKIKFVENSEIHLNKRIPLQMEANENSKEYLKTKKEYFGHLLDDETEK; the protein is encoded by the coding sequence ATGATAACATTACAGGCAGAATCATTAGTTCCTACCGATTTTGGAAACTTTAGAGTAATGGCTTTTTCGGATAGTGAAAAAGACTGGATGCCTCATATTGCTTTGGTTGCAGAAAACACAGATTTTTCTAAACCTATCAATGTTCGTTTTCACTCAGAATGTATTACTGGAGAAGTTTTCCATTCTAAAAAATGTGAATGCGGTCAGCAATTAGATGCAGCCATGAAATTTATTCAAGAAAACGGAGGCATCATCGTTTATCTTCGTCAAGAAGGTAGAAATATTGGCATTATCAATAAGCTCAAAGCTTATGCTTTACAAGAAAAAGGATTAGATACCGTTCAAGCGAATCTCCAATTAGGTCTTCCTGCAGATGATAGAGATTTTAATGTAGCAATTGAAATTTTAAAATTATTAGACGTAAAAGAAATCAATCTTCTAACGAATAATCCTGATAAAATAAAATTCGTAGAAAACAGTGAAATTCATCTCAATAAAAGAATTCCACTTCAGATGGAAGCCAATGAAAACAGCAAAGAATATCTGAAAACTAAAAAAGAATATTTCGGGCATCTTCTAGATGACGAAACAGAAAAATAA
- a CDS encoding alpha/beta hydrolase family esterase, whose amino-acid sequence MKNTIIVFLLIFSTKLFAQTEKFYQINGVERKALFFEPKINSEKIPVVFVFHGHGGNAKHASRNLKFHQNFPEALVIYMQGIPGVTNSIVDKEGKYNGWQMNPDELQNRDVKFFDEVFSQISKNHNIDLDRTYAVGHSNGSRFVNVLWKMRPEKFAAFVIVAGPGGNWLKSAPQKSVWISFGKNDKIVPYKIQKFSSKQYLKFFEANENTAQTEGEITVYQTSENKEIIIEDRNAGHEFPQNSIPKMVEFLKRNHR is encoded by the coding sequence ATGAAAAACACAATCATCGTTTTCTTATTGATTTTCAGCACAAAACTATTCGCTCAAACTGAAAAATTTTATCAAATTAATGGCGTAGAAAGAAAAGCACTTTTTTTTGAGCCCAAAATAAATTCAGAAAAAATTCCAGTGGTTTTTGTTTTTCACGGTCATGGTGGAAATGCGAAACACGCCAGTAGAAATCTTAAATTTCATCAAAATTTCCCCGAAGCGTTAGTCATTTATATGCAAGGAATTCCCGGAGTTACCAATTCTATTGTAGACAAAGAAGGAAAATACAACGGTTGGCAAATGAATCCAGACGAATTACAAAACCGAGATGTAAAGTTTTTTGATGAAGTTTTTTCTCAAATTTCTAAAAATCACAACATAGATTTAGACAGAACTTATGCAGTCGGACATTCTAATGGTTCTAGATTTGTAAATGTTTTATGGAAAATGCGACCAGAAAAATTTGCTGCATTCGTTATTGTTGCTGGTCCTGGTGGAAATTGGCTAAAATCTGCACCACAAAAATCTGTTTGGATCAGTTTTGGAAAAAATGATAAAATCGTGCCTTATAAAATTCAAAAATTCTCTTCCAAGCAATACTTAAAATTCTTTGAAGCCAATGAAAACACAGCACAAACAGAAGGCGAAATAACCGTTTATCAAACTTCTGAAAACAAAGAAATTATCATAGAAGACCGAAATGCAGGACACGAATTTCCACAAAATTCTATTCCAAAAATGGTAGAATTCTTGAAAAGAAATCACAGATAA
- a CDS encoding glycoside hydrolase family 3 protein: MKFIKNILTYLFILIFANLSAQYFPKNAPKNLEQKAEKYADSLYQQLSLDEKIGQLYIVALYNNRGEEEVQKIRNLVEKEKIGGLILMQDNAEKHIQLLNEFQGKSRVKMMIGIDGEWGLFQRFPAAHKFPWAMTLGAIQDNSLIYEMTSKIAEDCKRMGIYWDFAPVVDVNTNPSNPIIGNRSFGSDINNVIAKGLAYAQGLQDNGVLASMKHFPGHGDTDTDSHLDLPVVSHNLERLNSVELAPFKALLDKKIGGVMVAHLYVPALEKQSGIPASVSYEVITNLLKKSYQYNGLIITDALNMNAVAKKFPAGELDLRAFKAGNDIMLFSQDVPNGKALIKSALEKGEISENRLAESVKKILKTKYLLGLQNLKSINSENINEDLNNASHAELSEKLYSNAITLLKDEKNLLPLSCTETYYYLPLEEAPFQNFIENLNLGTTVKLISKNEIAQIPENSTVIVGFHKDNSTAYKPYKISQESKNILAELNKKQNVILDVFGSPYALKDVDISKISTVLVSYENNDLSMKASAKALLGKTKISGKLPVIVNENLKAGSGIEK, from the coding sequence ATGAAATTCATCAAAAATATACTCACTTATTTATTCATTTTAATTTTCGCCAATCTTTCGGCACAATATTTCCCCAAAAACGCTCCAAAAAATTTAGAGCAAAAAGCCGAAAAATATGCTGATTCTCTGTATCAACAATTGTCTTTAGACGAAAAAATCGGGCAATTATACATTGTAGCTTTGTACAACAATCGTGGAGAAGAAGAAGTTCAGAAAATTAGAAATTTGGTAGAAAAAGAAAAAATCGGTGGATTGATTCTCATGCAAGACAACGCAGAAAAACACATCCAATTACTGAATGAATTTCAAGGGAAATCTAGAGTAAAAATGATGATTGGCATTGATGGAGAATGGGGATTGTTCCAAAGATTTCCTGCTGCTCATAAATTTCCATGGGCTATGACTTTAGGAGCTATTCAAGACAACTCTCTCATTTATGAAATGACTTCTAAAATAGCCGAGGACTGTAAAAGAATGGGTATTTATTGGGATTTCGCGCCCGTTGTAGATGTGAATACCAACCCTTCAAATCCTATTATTGGCAACAGAAGTTTCGGGTCAGACATCAATAATGTGATTGCGAAAGGTTTAGCTTATGCACAAGGTTTACAAGACAATGGTGTTCTCGCTTCTATGAAACATTTCCCTGGTCATGGCGATACAGATACCGATTCTCATTTAGATTTACCAGTGGTTTCGCACAATTTGGAGCGACTCAATTCTGTGGAATTAGCTCCTTTCAAAGCTTTGCTTGATAAAAAAATTGGCGGAGTTATGGTAGCGCATTTATATGTTCCTGCTCTAGAAAAACAATCGGGAATTCCTGCTTCTGTTTCTTATGAAGTCATTACCAATTTGCTCAAAAAATCTTATCAATACAATGGTTTAATTATTACTGATGCTTTGAATATGAACGCTGTAGCGAAAAAATTTCCTGCAGGTGAATTAGATTTGAGAGCTTTCAAAGCGGGAAATGACATCATGCTTTTTTCACAAGACGTTCCGAACGGAAAAGCTTTGATAAAATCAGCTTTAGAAAAAGGAGAAATCTCCGAAAACCGTCTCGCAGAAAGTGTAAAGAAAATTCTGAAAACCAAATATTTATTAGGACTTCAAAATTTAAAATCCATAAACTCTGAAAATATTAATGAAGATTTAAACAACGCTTCTCACGCAGAACTTTCAGAAAAATTATATTCCAACGCAATAACTTTATTGAAAGACGAAAAAAATCTTTTGCCTTTAAGTTGCACCGAAACCTATTATTATCTTCCTTTGGAAGAAGCGCCGTTTCAGAATTTTATAGAAAATTTAAATTTAGGAACTACTGTAAAACTCATTTCAAAAAATGAAATTGCTCAAATTCCAGAAAATTCTACGGTGATTGTTGGTTTTCACAAAGACAATTCTACGGCTTACAAACCGTACAAAATTTCGCAAGAAAGTAAAAATATTTTAGCAGAATTAAACAAAAAACAAAATGTAATTTTAGACGTTTTTGGTTCGCCTTACGCTTTGAAAGATGTTGATATTTCTAAAATTTCTACGGTTTTGGTAAGTTATGAAAACAATGATTTGTCTATGAAAGCTTCTGCAAAAGCACTTTTAGGAAAAACAAAAATTTCTGGAAAGTTACCAGTTATTGTCAATGAAAATTTAAAAGCAGGAAGCGGAATTGAGAAATAA
- the bshA gene encoding N-acetyl-alpha-D-glucosaminyl L-malate synthase BshA, giving the protein MKIGILCYPTYGGSGIVATELGMSLAKKGYEVHFISSELPARLDMTDPNIFFHKVNVQTYPLFKHQPFDIALSSTIYQVVKLYKLDILHAHYAIPYAYAAFFAKQMLKEENADIPLVTTLHGTDITLVGQHPSYKHAVEFSINQSDKITTVSESLKSDTLKFFKITKDIEVITNFIDNTEFEDLKTCQRNHFANEDEKILIHVSNLRPVKRIKDVLEIFNKVEKSVKSKLLILGDGPDVEVINEFINENPHLINKIKLLGKVDNLYQILKFADVFLLPSEQESFGLAALEAMAAETPVISSNAGGIPEVNIQGETGFLAEVGNVEAMASYAIKLLSDDKLLAEIKKKAKARALEFDLVNILPIYEKMYEETLEEFHKMA; this is encoded by the coding sequence ATGAAAATAGGAATCCTTTGTTATCCAACATACGGTGGTAGCGGAATCGTAGCCACAGAACTCGGAATGTCTCTTGCCAAAAAAGGTTATGAAGTGCACTTTATTTCCTCTGAATTACCTGCAAGATTAGACATGACAGACCCAAACATTTTCTTCCACAAAGTAAATGTACAAACCTATCCTTTGTTCAAACATCAACCGTTTGATATTGCGCTTTCTTCCACGATTTATCAAGTGGTGAAATTGTACAAATTAGATATTTTGCACGCGCATTACGCCATTCCTTATGCTTATGCTGCTTTTTTCGCCAAGCAAATGCTAAAAGAAGAAAATGCTGATATTCCGTTAGTTACAACGCTTCACGGAACAGACATCACTTTGGTTGGTCAACACCCGAGTTACAAACATGCGGTAGAATTTTCCATCAATCAATCAGATAAAATTACTACGGTTTCTGAAAGTTTGAAAAGTGATACTTTGAAATTTTTTAAAATAACCAAAGATATTGAAGTCATCACCAATTTCATTGACAATACAGAATTTGAAGATTTAAAAACTTGCCAAAGAAATCATTTTGCCAATGAAGATGAAAAAATTCTGATTCACGTTTCCAATCTTCGTCCTGTTAAGAGAATTAAAGATGTTTTAGAAATTTTCAACAAAGTTGAAAAATCGGTAAAATCTAAATTATTGATTTTGGGAGACGGTCCAGATGTAGAAGTCATCAATGAATTCATCAATGAAAATCCGCACCTCATCAATAAAATTAAACTTCTCGGAAAAGTAGATAATTTATATCAAATTCTGAAGTTTGCAGATGTATTCTTATTGCCTTCTGAACAGGAAAGTTTCGGTTTGGCAGCATTAGAAGCAATGGCCGCAGAAACACCAGTAATTTCGAGTAATGCAGGTGGAATACCAGAGGTAAACATTCAAGGAGAAACCGGATTTTTAGCAGAAGTAGGAAATGTAGAAGCCATGGCAAGTTATGCAATAAAATTGCTTTCAGACGATAAACTTCTCGCAGAAATTAAGAAAAAAGCTAAAGCAAGAGCATTGGAATTTGACTTGGTCAATATTCTTCCGATTTATGAAAAAATGTATGAAGAAACACTAGAAGAATTTCATAAAATGGCTTAA
- the deoD gene encoding purine-nucleoside phosphorylase yields the protein MSVHISAKKGEIAKTVLQPGDPLRAKYIADNFLEDVKLVSKTRNIFYFTGLYKGKEISVGASGMGVPSIGIYSYELFTEYDVDTIIRIGTCGGYTTDLNVFDLINVDGAASESTYAKFAWEMDEEIMYHQGKAFDVINETAKELALETKAANIHTSDVFYRKTPGIPAIAEKYNCPAVEMEAFALFANAKHLGKNAATILTVSDIIPTGEEISADQRETALRTMMTLALESGIKL from the coding sequence ATGAGTGTTCACATCAGTGCCAAAAAAGGCGAAATTGCAAAAACGGTATTACAGCCAGGAGATCCTTTAAGAGCTAAATACATCGCAGATAATTTTCTAGAAGATGTAAAATTGGTAAGCAAGACCAGAAATATATTTTATTTTACAGGTTTGTATAAAGGAAAAGAAATTTCTGTAGGAGCGAGTGGAATGGGAGTGCCAAGTATTGGGATTTATTCTTACGAATTATTTACAGAATATGATGTAGATACCATTATCAGAATTGGGACTTGTGGTGGTTATACTACAGATCTTAATGTTTTTGACCTGATTAATGTAGATGGAGCAGCAAGTGAATCTACTTATGCTAAATTTGCTTGGGAAATGGATGAAGAAATCATGTATCACCAAGGAAAAGCCTTTGATGTAATTAATGAAACGGCTAAAGAATTAGCTCTTGAAACTAAAGCAGCTAATATTCACACCAGTGATGTTTTTTACAGAAAAACACCAGGAATTCCTGCCATTGCAGAGAAATATAATTGTCCAGCAGTAGAAATGGAAGCTTTCGCACTTTTTGCTAATGCCAAACATTTAGGGAAAAATGCAGCAACGATTTTGACGGTTTCAGATATTATTCCAACAGGTGAAGAAATTTCTGCAGATCAAAGAGAAACTGCTCTTAGAACCATGATGACTCTGGCTCTAGAAAGCGGAATTAAACTTTAA
- a CDS encoding DUF2851 family protein, whose amino-acid sequence MNENLLQYLWKYKIFSKFDFKDTDGNPVEILDFGTLNTNSGPDFSLAKIKTKNIVLAGNIEIHVKSSDWYFHNHDLQKDYQSVILHVVYFNDTDVSELKEAGIPTLDLKDYINEEILAKYQTLENQYQFIPCESIFDASKIPFLFSEETLLKKLDEKSIEIEHLLAQSKNNYEAVLFQKLAYSFGLKVNAEIYQNIAENIDFKIVQKISQNRFQLESFLFGKGNLLEKETETNQKWKKEFDFLKTKFKISEQTFPVKFMRLMPPSFPTIRLSQLAMLYHLQPNLFSKILKAKNIQELKSLFEKVKTSEFWENHYTFEKTSEEKIEKKLSDDFIEILLINAVLPIIYTYFKNINPEKTDQVIDFYKNLNPEKNSIISSWKKLNVKFSSALETQAFLYHHKHLCSYKNCLNCNISLKILKD is encoded by the coding sequence ATGAACGAAAATTTACTCCAATATCTTTGGAAGTATAAAATATTTTCCAAGTTTGATTTCAAAGATACCGATGGAAACCCAGTCGAAATTCTAGATTTTGGAACATTGAACACCAATTCTGGACCAGATTTTTCTTTGGCAAAAATTAAAACGAAAAACATCGTTTTAGCAGGAAACATAGAAATTCATGTGAAATCTTCGGATTGGTATTTTCACAATCATGACCTTCAAAAAGACTATCAATCAGTAATTCTGCATGTAGTTTATTTTAACGACACAGATGTTTCTGAACTCAAAGAAGCTGGAATTCCTACTTTAGACCTGAAAGATTATATTAACGAGGAAATTCTTGCCAAATATCAAACTTTAGAAAACCAATATCAGTTCATTCCTTGCGAAAGCATCTTTGATGCTTCTAAAATTCCATTTCTTTTTTCAGAAGAGACTTTACTCAAAAAATTAGATGAAAAATCTATAGAAATTGAACATCTTTTGGCTCAATCTAAAAATAATTACGAAGCTGTTTTATTTCAAAAACTAGCCTACAGTTTTGGATTAAAAGTAAATGCAGAAATTTATCAAAATATTGCAGAAAATATTGATTTTAAAATCGTTCAGAAGATTTCTCAGAATCGATTTCAGTTAGAAAGTTTCCTTTTCGGGAAAGGAAATTTATTAGAAAAAGAAACCGAAACAAATCAAAAATGGAAGAAAGAATTTGATTTTCTGAAAACAAAATTTAAAATTTCAGAACAAACTTTTCCAGTAAAATTTATGCGGTTAATGCCTCCTTCTTTTCCAACGATTCGGCTTTCTCAGTTGGCGATGCTGTATCATCTTCAGCCCAATTTATTTTCTAAAATTTTAAAGGCTAAAAATATTCAGGAATTAAAATCACTTTTCGAAAAAGTAAAAACTTCAGAATTTTGGGAAAATCACTACACGTTCGAAAAAACTTCCGAAGAAAAAATAGAGAAAAAATTGTCTGACGATTTCATAGAAATTCTTCTCATCAATGCAGTTTTGCCTATTATTTACACATATTTTAAAAATATAAATCCCGAAAAAACTGACCAAGTTATAGACTTTTACAAAAATTTGAACCCTGAAAAAAATTCTATCATCTCTTCATGGAAAAAACTGAACGTAAAATTTAGTTCAGCATTAGAAACCCAAGCGTTTTTGTATCATCATAAACATTTATGTTCATACAAAAACTGCTTGAATTGTAATATTAGCTTGAAAATTTTAAAAGATTAA